A stretch of the Tardiphaga sp. 709 genome encodes the following:
- a CDS encoding ABC transporter substrate-binding protein — translation MQFDRRQLLLGGVGTAAGLMLPGSAFAQSPATIGTFPEGVTADSVFVGLTIPLTGVFSGDGGDLKLGYELAIAQINAGGDIAQKWGLKGKGVLGRQIKYKVSDTEGKPNLDVQSATQFIQRDKAIMVSGSVSSASAIALEELGSREKVLYMVGIAGSNDITGKNCQRYGFRSQQNAYMAAKAMAPVVAKALGKNVKSAFLVPDYTYGHTVYDSFAKFSAEQGWKQVAKEVVPLGTTDYSSALLNIANSGADVFVNIAFGGDAVASTKQAEQFGVLKRMKLVVPNLSSFQDKELGAELMQGVYGSCDFWWGLQDTYPLAKTFVESFLAQNKYYPRWGAHIGYMQTYLWAMSVERAGTFNPVDVIKAMESSKAQPYETTIGKVYFRAEDHQMVRPIPILRGKKPSEMKNKEDFYEIVDIADGESVMNAPDFFGCKLGPYT, via the coding sequence ATGCAGTTTGACCGTCGACAGCTTTTGCTCGGAGGAGTCGGCACTGCCGCTGGCCTTATGCTTCCAGGCAGCGCGTTCGCACAATCGCCGGCCACTATCGGTACTTTCCCGGAAGGCGTCACGGCGGATTCGGTGTTCGTCGGTCTGACCATCCCGCTCACCGGCGTCTTTTCGGGTGACGGCGGCGACCTTAAGCTCGGTTATGAACTGGCTATCGCGCAGATCAATGCCGGCGGTGATATCGCGCAGAAGTGGGGCCTCAAGGGCAAGGGCGTGCTCGGGCGGCAGATCAAGTACAAGGTCTCCGACACCGAAGGTAAACCCAACCTTGACGTGCAGAGCGCCACGCAATTCATCCAGCGCGACAAGGCGATCATGGTGTCAGGCTCGGTGTCATCAGCCAGCGCCATTGCGCTCGAAGAACTCGGGTCGCGCGAGAAGGTGCTGTACATGGTCGGCATCGCCGGCTCCAACGACATCACCGGCAAGAACTGCCAGCGCTACGGCTTCCGCTCGCAGCAGAATGCTTACATGGCTGCGAAGGCGATGGCGCCGGTCGTCGCCAAGGCGCTCGGCAAGAATGTGAAGTCCGCCTTCCTGGTGCCCGACTACACCTATGGCCACACCGTGTATGACAGCTTCGCCAAGTTCTCGGCGGAGCAGGGCTGGAAGCAGGTCGCCAAGGAAGTCGTGCCGCTTGGCACCACCGACTATTCGTCGGCGCTCCTGAACATCGCCAACAGCGGCGCGGACGTTTTCGTCAACATCGCTTTCGGCGGCGACGCGGTTGCCTCCACTAAACAAGCCGAACAGTTCGGCGTGCTGAAGCGCATGAAGCTTGTGGTGCCGAACCTTTCCTCGTTCCAGGACAAGGAGCTCGGCGCCGAGCTGATGCAGGGCGTCTATGGCAGCTGCGATTTCTGGTGGGGGCTGCAGGACACCTATCCGCTCGCCAAGACCTTCGTCGAAAGCTTCTTGGCGCAGAACAAGTACTATCCGCGCTGGGGCGCGCATATCGGCTACATGCAGACCTATCTGTGGGCGATGTCGGTCGAACGCGCCGGCACGTTCAATCCGGTCGATGTGATCAAGGCGATGGAGAGCTCCAAGGCGCAGCCTTACGAGACGACCATAGGCAAGGTCTATTTCCGTGCCGAAGATCATCAGATGGTGCGGCCGATCCCGATCCTGCGCGGCAAGAAGCCGTCCGAGATGAAGAACAAGGAAGACTTCTACGAGATCGTCGATATCGCCGACGGCGAAAGCGTGATGAACGCACCGGACTTCTTCGGCTGCAAGCTCGGCCCCTACACCTAA
- a CDS encoding LysR family transcriptional regulator: MENFKALDWDDLKVFIHAARGGSLGNAAKRLRVDQSTISRRIAHLESTLGVALFERLPSGLKVNETGDRLLCHAERIESAVIAMREDVQCGGSRMAGRVRLATMEGIASLYLAYRFVELRKQHPDLTVELLTSPQSVSVNRREADLFLSFFRPTGQGMVSERIGCFQLGLYASQSYLDAHGMPKSASELTEHSFVTYIDDQIQLDSVRWLDDIIKSPPVSFHSNSMCAQMNAAAGGVGLVLLPSFATARRPDLIPVLHDKLSTTRELWINVHNDLQFVPRIRAVSSFLKSTFKADPLMQASTRGRKMLDTLLETDTPVTEQTV; this comes from the coding sequence ATGGAAAATTTCAAAGCTCTCGATTGGGATGACCTCAAGGTCTTCATTCACGCAGCCCGCGGCGGCAGCCTGGGCAATGCGGCCAAGCGCCTTCGGGTTGATCAATCCACCATCAGCCGCCGGATCGCGCATCTCGAGAGCACCTTGGGCGTGGCGTTGTTCGAGCGATTGCCGTCCGGATTGAAGGTCAACGAGACCGGCGACCGCCTGCTCTGCCATGCCGAGCGCATCGAGAGCGCCGTGATCGCCATGCGGGAAGACGTGCAATGCGGCGGCAGCCGTATGGCTGGCCGGGTCCGCCTTGCCACGATGGAGGGCATCGCCTCGCTCTACCTCGCCTACCGTTTCGTCGAATTGCGCAAACAGCATCCCGACCTGACCGTCGAACTACTGACGTCACCGCAGAGCGTCTCAGTGAATCGTCGCGAGGCCGATCTGTTTCTGAGCTTCTTCCGCCCGACCGGTCAGGGCATGGTCTCGGAGCGTATCGGCTGCTTCCAACTTGGGCTCTATGCGTCGCAGAGTTACCTGGACGCACACGGCATGCCCAAGAGCGCATCCGAGCTCACGGAGCACAGCTTCGTCACCTATATCGACGACCAGATCCAGCTCGACTCGGTGCGCTGGCTCGATGACATCATCAAGAGCCCGCCGGTCTCGTTCCATTCCAACAGCATGTGCGCGCAGATGAACGCTGCGGCCGGCGGTGTCGGGCTCGTGCTGCTGCCGAGTTTTGCCACGGCGCGCCGTCCTGACCTGATCCCGGTGCTGCACGACAAGCTGTCGACCACGCGCGAGCTGTGGATCAACGTCCATAACGATCTGCAATTCGTGCCGCGCATCCGCGCGGTATCGAGCTTCCTGAAGTCGACCTTCAAGGCGGATCCC